DNA sequence from the Rhizoctonia solani chromosome 10, complete sequence genome:
ggtataggttaggaggttataacagtcTTCAATGTATTTTAGGATGGCCAATAGCTTCTCCTCCTGCCATCAACAACCCACAAGCTGAAGGCCAATAGGTGCACCATTGAATGCTTCAGGAACCCACTGTTCTTTCACAAACTCATCTATTGGGTTGCAAGGTTTGTTGCTTGGGGAACAGTTTGCTGACTCCCAAGTGCTTGCTCAGAACAGTTCTCCCAGTGGGAagatgttgtacaccaactgtaaggttgtgtcattgtcctagacgtctgtaaggacgtcgagggcgcgggcgcttgtggccgtgtggatGTACAGTAagtactgcttaaggcggcgaggtctaccctacaacgtctaactactaaactacaacAACCACGCGCTGTATGGCGGCGGTGAACTacatatgtacagtgagaccgacgcttaaggcgtgtaactaagtatttactgggctgtaaggcccttgtacaatgggtagatgcgacaagaggtaattgacctgggtgttaccatggtcggttggcctccttatatattacaagggtgaactaattacaaatacaatatatgcaaataCCATaactgtcagagccaacaactaccacagggtaaacctaacaagctattgcctaatataggacttatcagcaagtagggcctaacaatgctcaaggcaaggccaggaaagggtaggacaagacctatataaagtaagagtgcactatgctgttaagacagctgggcaaaggacctttgacagggactggtatgctctcaggcaatactcttaagtgtatgtcttagggtagtagtgttggatggggataagaggtcaagttctgaggcttaaggctctcagaaccctccttatatattcacagagaaggggaagagtaattacatgtacaaacatcataacaaagataaggtcacatgaccagagataagaaaacaagatcacatgactaaaggtcatgtgatgagattacataataagcgctcagcgcctaaatagcataaagatgcacatatccataaatcttcatgaaaatagcgcatatattcactatttcttcgacttagtggattttaaggtggtcacgcctctagggcatgacacttccccccccgttaaggtccagctgcctctggatgttcatggtgaaacttagccaatttttcaggggcattggctaagtgggccttgggctcccatgtgttatcctctggtccataccctttccatttaaccaagtatttgacttgtcaacccactttcttggagtctaggatcctttcaacagtatattcctcttctccatcagctgtgacaactgggggGAGTGGGACTGGATCACGGTCATACTCGTCTACTGGCTTTTTGTGTAATagggcaatgttgaagacaggatggactttcatggatttagggagatccagtttataagagttcctgccaattttctccaagaccttgTAGGGCCCCAATCACTTATGTTCTAGCTTatgggaaggccttgaagttttgatgttggcaCTACTCAAATAAACTTTATCACCaacttccagcttggttgcttcccttctgtttaaatcatagtattgcgcattttgtcttgcagcaatttctaaagcagcttttgcttcagtttggatttctttcaggaagtctgctaggtcgttggcttgggggacatggctttccttggtatttccaactgtgaagtctggattataaccatagcacatgtagaagggagagtgtttggagcctgagtgtttcccattattgtatgcaaattctgcaagtggtagtgatgcaacccagtctgtttgtctataGTTGATGTAGTGGCGTAGGTAAatttccacaaactggtttaagcgttcactttgtccatcaacttgtggtctgtatgcagtggagaaatgtggttctatccccaaCCGCTTGTAGACTTGTCTCAGGAATTTTGCATTAAATTGGGGGCCTTGGTCCGAaatggttttcctgggtaacccatgtaacttccacacaaaggatacaaagaggtttgcaacatcaacagcagtagcatcagagtgcgttggtataaaatgaaccattttggataattggtccactactgttaatattgcatcatatccttctgaggtggggagtcctacaatcaagtcatacgttatttcctcccagggcttattgggtaaatctatgttttgaaggagaccttcaggagcccGGTTGGAGTGTTTGctacgtatgcatgaatcgcatgcttggacatattttgttacagattgtttcatccctgaccagtagtaatcccttgaaaggaggtctagggttctgaactgtcctgggtgcccagtagaagggttatcatgcctgctttctaagatggctttcctgatttctggctcattaGGGACATAAATCCGGTCATGATAGTAGAGTAGGCCATTATCAAGTTTCCATCCTTTAACGGGTAtgtcctcttccaaggatttaaggattttgtatacagctttatcatcatgcagagcgtcccttattagatcattaaggtcactatctgtttgaatagctgcaataaaaagctctgggcttatgagcacaggggtttcacccccctctttaaccgcagacttgtggtcttcacggcaagagagaatatctgcttttctattctgtgcgcccggcctatacacaatcctatagttgtaatctgccaaaaatcccatccaccttaactgcctttggttcagatccctttttgtctggaagtactccagatttttatggtctgtcagtattttgacagggattactgttccttccagcaggtgacgccattcctttaaagcccttactactgctagtaactctttatcaaagatatcatagtttctttcagcaggtgctagggattttgataggaatgcaaccgggtgtaatttatcatcactgcccttttgattaaggacagcgcccgttgcaaaatcagaggcgtcacactcaaggaaaaactccttgtatggattgGGTTGGATTAAGacaggggattcaattagagcctgtttaagagctttaaaagacacttcttggcgttcaccccactcccaaggtatattcttttggagtagttggtataagggttgtgccaattttgagaagttatgtatgaagcgcctatagaaatttataaagcccaaaaactcttgaacccctttgacagagcgcggtgttgcccaatcaaccgcttgagtgattttcttgggatctgctttcactccttcaccattggcaatgacaccaaggtaatctacttcagatgcatagaaattacacttctccaggttacagtagcatgcattgtcttgcagccttttcagtacctcttggagatgttttgtgtgtaattccctgctttctgagaatattaggatgtcgtctagatatactactacatagacgtccaatatgtccctaaatatctcattcatgaagtgctgaaatgcagcaggagcgttgcataacccaaagggcatgactaggtattcaaacaggccatatttggttttaaacgcagtcttccattcatcaccttcctttatccggaccaagttatatccagatttcaggtcaatggtggaaaagtattttgcgccccttagtttctcaatgagagactgtattagaggtagagggtacgcattcttgactgtatttgcatttagggatctataatccacaaccatacgccttttcccatttttcttgttgacaaagtgaactggggaaccatatttggacttggatgggcaaatcaatcctttgtccaattgttctttaaggagttttctaagttcctcatcatcagatgccttcaaggggtataccatagccttaacaggtttatcaggatcgattaaatcaatccctaaatcaaaaggacggtgcggaggcagttccgtcaccttcatgtcctcagaaaatacctccgcaaaattgcgcagttctactgggatactttcaagtggaaaatccacagtacctccagtttccctagggatgccttcaagaggttcaattacctcaacacctcctaagtcttctggtatgccttcaaggtggttagaagtcccaccgacatttcccaggatagaattagaaacagaaagacaagtattgttacaatattgagaattaaaagtaatacgcttattaggccagtctatagtagggttgtgtaacttgagccaggacattccaaggactatgctatgtttacctatatcagctacattacatttcagaacctctttatgactacctaattctaaagtaaatatacattctgaatctaccaagccagaactaatgtctcttccatcaatcactttaaggCAACGTGGTACAGACtttttgtagtaggtataccatattgtttgatcaagtccttgtgtataaagcaagatgatgcacctgaatcaatcatagcccatccaaagaagggcttcattttcttggtaaccttagggttgggaacttgttgaacgcaagatgcttgaaaatatatatttaaaggagatatattatttacagaaaagatttccaagctatctaaatgtccattatttccctctgatacactgttcccattagtgttcagaggtccccattttccgactcatcctcagagatatgggcctcatggccagagtaggattttgaggggcattgattggcatagtgtcccctacctccacatgttgcgcatataataggttttttgccttttgaggaggcagagtctaagtccataggggaaggaccagagttgcgcgcagaggaggaggaagccttgggagcaggagtggaaGTGGCAGTGATTGGGTGGTTATCCTTCTTGATAGTTTTGAAGGTAACgtccatggtggtgccatcattccacttAACAATTGGAACTGCAATCCCTTTGGCATTCTGGCCAATTTTTTGGAGGACCCCCTTCTTggcctttccatccacaatcgcatacacctgttccccaacagacagtttatccctgggcgctccctgggctgctgctgacgtagaggtgctggatttgcttccagattggtttgaagaggaggaggaacccttgtgctgggccgcaaactgctctaggcgctgatccaccttaagggccttctctgcaagagttgcaagagtgactgaggcatctgcatggtcataatcttgaaccatgagagtttccttaattttgtgggacaggccatcatagaacatGTCCCTAAGAGAGGGGTTGTTGtaaccaagaccttgagaataggtctggaagtccttgtaatagtcttggactcccttggtttgtttgaggGTGCGCAGCTTGGCGCGGAAGTTCTCtgtcctattttggacattccagcgtgcattgaattgcagccagaaggcatccagattgtggagccaagaaacAGGATTCCCTTTCACAACGTCCTCTTCTAggtagggctcaagccactcatgggccttgccatccaggcaggaaaTGATAAATGCaatttgctcatccactgttgagccaggatatgaaatcctgagataatgagaTACAGCAACTCTGAAAGAGATTGCCTTATTTTTGTCTGACCCATTGAATTTGTCTGGCGTCGCAAGTTTAggagccttggtagccaaggcaagggaggaaccagaagcagcagcagtgcctattttggcaatatcagccccaagtttaacaatgagggcgtcaaggttgGTAATGCTACTATCATGGTTGTTGAGGGTAGCCTGAGTGGCGCCGATATCTGTATGATGGGCAGCCGCTTGTCCTATGACCAGAGAAAGATTCTGAttcatagccaggaggaggtttttgatctcctgggcccacgcaggtatctcctggatattggtggggacaGACAGCGCATTGGGATCAGCATGCACATAGGTAGATGGTTGGGTTGACATAGTGGAGAAAAGGGGAATGGGAAGATACTAAGTAATGTCCTTGCTAaataaggcaacttcactactagtttaggaaagatgggaggctagatgattggccccactaagctcacagtttattctttacgctaatcactgtctcaatacctagtgttgaatgctccttacaactgatcaacaagccttggatgggcgtgatacagaggcaggttttgcacaagcgggtctttgactgtctgtgacgcagaagaagttgtggcagacttttgggtggacgtttgcaatgctagccgtgtaacaataaccccctagtgcaacaatcaccagttttgactattatctggctatgctggatcactggttcttgatgggtcgtgccagtactaacacCCTAATAGCCCACaagggttggtgatgaagaactcaacctaatgtcagagccaacaactaccacagggtaaacctaacaagctattgcctaatataggacttatcagcaagtagggcctaacaatgctcaaggcaaggccaggaaagggtaggacaagacctatataaagtaagagtgcactatgctgttaagacagctgggcaaaggacctttgacagggactggtatgctctcaggcaatactcttaagtgtatgtcttagggtagtagtgttggatggggataagaggtcaagttctgaggcttaaggctctcagaaccctccttatatattcacagagaaggggaagagtaattacatgtacaaacatcatacaaagataaggtcacatgaccagagataagaaaacaagatcacatgactaaaggtcatgtgatgagattacataataagcgctcagcgcctaaatagcataaagatgcatatatccataaatcttcatgaaaatagcgcatatattcactatttcttcgacttagtggattttaaggtggtcacgcctctagggcatgacaataaccaataagaaccccaatccgcagttggccttactcatgcatacgtgtcatagtgatgtcatcaggtggaggtggctatgtatgctgaggtaagcgcggatggggacgtggcttggcgcttagtgtatgatataagcgccgaagtcatgtgatcaaaaatgttgtccgttagCCTTcatttaaattcgagaaaatgggaataaattccctggtattgactgtgtctacaacactgccccccctctaagggccttggcagcaccaagggccttctttttcatttccttttcaaattttctaggattttttcggcatttttgaggttctcccttggttcccaggtattctcctctgatccgtagcctttccattttaccctgaaaaaccacttcccgttcctttcttccatgtctgtgatcccttcaaccttgtattcttcctctccgtccacggtgacaggtggtggccggttctcaaagttgcgctttttgtcccttttgacttttgacagaaGACCCACGTAGAaaacattgtggattctcattgttggcgggagttctaggcggtatgcTCTGTTGGAGATTCTCTTGGttactttgaaggggcctaggcgttgttcagtCAGCTttggactcagggtctttagcttcatgtttttggcgtctagccaggcttcttccccgATTTCAAACTTGAGTGGTTCTCCTACTTCCCTGGCcaccatgcgtgtctttgattgccagAGTGCCACCTCTATTTCCTGCCATTGCAATTCCATCTGGGTTGCTAGATCAtctgcctcagggacgtctgttgggacgttacttggagtcaaggaaggttcccatctgtatagtgccttaaaaggggatttgcctgttgagctatgtaccgcgttgttgtaggcaaattccgccattggtaaccacttgacccagtctttctggtttacccctgagtaGGCCCGTAAGAAGTGTTTGACTGTGGGATTTACACGTTCCGTCTGCCCGTCACTTTGAGGATgataggccaaggagaagtgggggtctattcccaggcgttggtacagggccttcaggaatttgttattgaagaccc
Encoded proteins:
- a CDS encoding Transposon Tf2-7 polyprotein; this translates as MSWLKLHNPTIDWPNKRITFNSQYCNNTCLSVSNSILGNVGGTSNHLEGIPEDLGGVEVIEPLEGIPRETGGTVDFPLESIPVELRNFAEVFSEDMKVTELPPHRPFDLGIDLIDPDKPVKAMVYPLKASDDEELRKLLKEQLDKGLICPSKSKYGSPVHFVNKKNGKRRMVVDYRSLNANTVKNAYPLPLIQSLIEKLRGAKYFSTIDLKSGYNLVRIKEGDEWKTAFKTKYGLFEYLVMPFGLCNAPAAFQHFMNEIFRDILDVYVVVYLDDILIFSESRELHTKHLQEVLKRLQDNACYCNLEKCNFYASEVDYLGVIANGEGVKADPKKITQAVDWATPRSVKGVQEFLGFINFYRRFIHNFSKLAQPLYQLLQKNIPWEWGERQEVSFKALKQALIESPVLIQPNPYKEFFLECDASDFATGAVLNQKGSDDKLHPVAFLSKSLAPAERNYDIFDKELLAVVRALKEWRHLLEGTVIPVKILTDHKNLEYFQTKRDLNQRQLRWMGFLADYNYRIVYRPGAQNRKADILSCREDHKSAVKEGGETPVLISPELFIAAIQTDSDLNDLIRDALHDDKAVYKILKSLEEDIPVKGWKLDNGLLYYHDRIYVPNEPEIRKAILESRHDNPSTGHPGQFRTLDLLSRDYYWSGMKQSVTKYVQACDSCIRSKHSNRAPEGLLQNIDLPNKPWEEITYDLIVGLPTSEGYDAILTVVDQLSKMVHFIPTHSDATAVDVANLFVSFVWKLHGLPRKTISDQGPQFNAKFLRQVYKRLGIEPHFSTAYRPQVDGQSERLNQFVEIYLRHYINYRQTDWVASLPLAEFAYNNGKHSGSKHSPFYMCYGYNPDFTVGNTKESHVPQANDLADFLKEIQTEAKAALEIAARQNAQYYDLNRREATKLEVGDKVYLSSANIKTSRPSHKLEHK
- a CDS encoding Transposon Tf2-1 polyprotein, with protein sequence MSTQPSTYVHADPNALSVPTNIQEIPAWAQEIKNLLLAMNQNLSLVIGQAAAHHTDIGATQATLNNHDSSITNLDALIVKLGADIAKIGTAAASGSSLALATKAPKLATPDKFNGSDKNKAISFRVAVSHYLRISYPGSTVDEQIAFIISCLDGKAHEWLEPYLEEDVVKGNPVSWLHNLDAFWLQFNARWNVQNRTENFRAKLRTLKQTKGVQDYYKDFQTYSQGLGYNNPSLRDMFYDGLSHKIKETLMVQDYDHADASVTLATLAEKALKVDQRLEQFAAQHKGSSSSSNQSGSKSSTSTSAAAQGAPRDKLSVGEQVYAIVDGKAKKGVLQKIGQNAKGIAVPIVKWNDGTTMDVTFKTIKKDNHPITATSTPAPKASSSSARNSGPSPMDLDSASSKGKKPIICATCGGRGHYANQCPSKSYSGHEAHISEDESENGDL
- a CDS encoding Transposon Tf2-7 polyprotein; the encoded protein is MKVHPVFNIALLHKKPVDEYDRDPVPLPPVVTADGEEEYTVERILDSKKDNTWEPKAHLANAPEKLAKFHHEHPEAAGP